The Mycolicibacterium parafortuitum nucleotide sequence GCTCAACAACGCCGCCGCAGCACTGTTCAGTCACGGCACCGAAGAACAACGGCAGCGCTTCCTGCCCCCCATCGTTCGCAACGAGGAGAAGTGGTGTCAGCTCTTCAGCGAACCCGGGGCCGGATCCGACCTCGCCTCACTGGCCACCCGGGCGGTGCCTGACGGCGACGACTGGGTGATATCCGGTCAGAAGGTCTGGACCACCTGGGCCGACGAGGCGGATTTCGCGATGTTGCTGGCCCGCACCGACCCTGAGCGACCCAAACACCAAGGCATCACCTACTTTCTGCTCGATATGCACCAACCCGGTGTGGAGGTGCGCCCACTGCGCCAGATCACCGGCGAGGCGGAGTTCAACGAGGTCTTCCTCGACGGCGCCCGTGTGCCCGACGCGTACCGGATCGGGGACGTCAACAACGGATGGCGCGTGAGCGCGTCGACGCTGTCCAGCGAGCGGCAGATGGTGTCCGGATCGGGATCCGGCGGCATGGGCCGTCTCGGCGGCGCCGGAGCGGACCGACTGATCACCCTGGCCAGGGAAACCGGGCGATGGGAGGACCCCCTGGTGCGCGGCAAGATCATGCGCCTGTGGGCTCAGGAGCAGATCAGGGGCTGGACCAATGCCCGGGTACGTGCCGCGCTGTCCGCCGGCCAGTCCCCCGGCGCCGCGTCGTCGATCGGCAAGGTCCATCAGGCCTGGCTCAACCAGCAGATCCAGGACCTGATGGTGGATCTGCTCGGCACCGCCGCGGTGGCCTGGCCCGCGAGCGACGATCCGGATGCGCTGCCGCGCGAGGTACACGGAATGCTGCGCAGTCTCGCCAACGGCACCGAGGGCGGCACCACCGACATCAACAAGAACATCCTCGGGGAACGCGTGCTCGGACTACCCAAGGAGCCGGACCCGTGGAAGGGCAAGGCCTGGAAAGACATTCCACGCTCCTGACCCACGTGAGTCGCCGAGCGGGCCGTTGGCGATCACGTAAATGCGACTTCTCATTTTCGAGAATGCTGCTATTCTCGCTTCGAATCGCGGTTTCGCCGGCGAAGGAGCACACGGTGTGGCAGGAACTGGTACGTCTGGGCGTGACCTGGATCGTGATGTGCGGCCTCGTCGCATTCTTCTACTGGATGCTGGGAAGCATCGGCACATTCTGACCGAGCAGAAGTAGGAGAGACCATGCAAGATCAGGATCGAAAACGTAAGCGCGGCTTGATCGCTTTTCAGATCTTCATCTACGGGGTGCTGATCGCGATGTTCGCGATCCAGCTTCAGATGTACCTGACCAGAGACTGGTAGGACCGCCGATGCCCACCACCCCGAACCAAACGCTCACCCTGGACGAGCATGACGCGCGGAGTCGCGCAGCGCAGCGTCGTGCCGACGTGTGGTGCATCGCCGGCACCGCGCTCATGGGGACGCTCGTCCTCGGCATCATCGGTCTGCCGGTGTTCTGCCGCGGCATCTACCTGCTGCGCCAGGCTCAGCGGGAAGGCCTGTCGGTCCGGCCGATGATGGTGACGCTGATCGGATACGTCATCATCCTCGACGCCGCGCTCAACAGCATCGGTTGGGCGCTCGATGTTTTCGCCAACCATGCGCTGATCACACGCACGGTGTTCACCGCTTGGGGAAGCCTGATCGACGCGGGCTATTTCTGGCATTACAACGAGCTTTGGATCGGCGGCGCCGGCGCACCGGGCGAGAAGGCGTGGGTGCTGGTCTGCGTTCTGATCGTTTTTCCGATGCGGATCGCGGCGGCGATCGCACTGCTGCAGATGAAGCGCTGGGGGCACCAGTGGACGATTGTGACGTGCTGGTTCGGCGTGGTCGTGTGGACCGGCTACATCATCAACATGACGCTGTACGCGGATATCCGCTACGCGGCGGTGGGTCTGCCCGTCCTGGGCTGGTGGGCGTTCAACATCTTCTACATCACGCCGTTCCTGGCCATCCCGTACCTCCACACCGTCAACCGCGAGATCTTCTCCGACTGACGCCGAGAAAGGACCATCGTGGCCGAAATCGCCGTGGAGAAACCGGATTCCGCGAAATCGCTGCCTCTCGGCACCGAGCCCGTCTGGGCGCGCATGCACAAATGGCTCAAACGCGGGCTGTATGTATGCCTGTTCGGTCTGGTCATCGAGGGCTCTCTGACCGTGCCGGTGATCGCCGTCTGGTACGGCTGGCCCACGCTGTCGCTGACCGAGATCTGCAGCGAGCTGCTGAAGGTCCGCTATTCCGACGACACCCTGGAATGCCAACAGCCCTACCCGATCGGCGGACCCCCGTTCGGCGGCGCCCCCGAGGCGGCCGGACAGCAGACCGCACGTGACGAATGGGGCATCCAGCCGAAGCCCAAGTACGACAGCATCGGATTCAGGGAGCTGATCCGCATCCGCGAAGACCGCCTGGCTCGGCAACCGAGCGGCTGACGTGGCTCCTTCGCCAATCGTCCTGGGCCCACCGAGTGGGATCGCCTCGGCGCTGGCGGCCGATCTCGACGCGTCGCTCGCGGTAGCGGAGCACCCGCTTCCCGCGAACGTCACCGGGGTGGTGATCGTCGCCGAGCCTCCCCCGGCCAGGGCCGAGGTGACGACGCTGCGCGGTGACGACTGGCATCGTCTGGTCGACGCGCCGATGTGGCGCACGCTGACAGCCCTCCAGCGGGCGCGCTCGGCCCTGCTACCTGCCGGCGGCCGCATCGTCGTGGTGGTGCCGACCATCGGAATGTCGGGCGCCACCGGACTGGTCGGCTACACCACCGCGCTGGAAGGCATCCGCGCGATGGCGAAATCAGCGGCCCGGCAATGGGCCTCCGCCGGCATCGGGGTGAACCTGGTCGCCGTCCCGCTCTCGGCGTTCTCCGGGGAAGACGACGCGGCAGCGGGCCATCTCACCGTCCCAGCCGTGCCGGATGCCACGGATCTCGTTCACACCGCCGCGGAATCGATCCGGTTCCTGCTACGCACGGACATCGCGCACCTCGCCGGGGAGACGATCGTCGCCGACGGCGGATCGGTGATGCTGCCGTGAACCTGACCGGATCGACGGCGATGGTCACCGGGGCGGGCGCCGGTGTGGGCCGGGGGATCGCGACCGCGCTGGCCGCCGACGGCGCGCACGTCATCGTGGCCACCAGGTCCGAGACCGGGCGCGCGGTCGCCGACGAGATCTCGGCACGGGGTCACCACGCGACATGGGCCAGGTGCGACGTGACCGACGCCGCGTCCGTCACCGCCACCGTCGACCTGGCACTCGCCACCACCGGACGTCTCGACGCCGTCATACACAACGCCACCAGCAACGTGTCGAGCCGTCCACACAACCTCGCCGACGTCGACCGGGTACTGTGGGCCGACCACTTCTCCGTATCGCTGAGCGGCGCCCACCACTGCGCTGCCGCCGCGTTCGCCGCACTCCAGCGGCGCG carries:
- a CDS encoding acyl-CoA dehydrogenase family protein, giving the protein MTDKSALPITSESSAAEAVSAVRDWVEAEVPADWRAAAAEGPAALRSVRSAAEYRRWYPAFARSGLVAPTWRPEHGGLGIGNDVARAIEQVLAPLRLTRLNPLGLNNAAAALFSHGTEEQRQRFLPPIVRNEEKWCQLFSEPGAGSDLASLATRAVPDGDDWVISGQKVWTTWADEADFAMLLARTDPERPKHQGITYFLLDMHQPGVEVRPLRQITGEAEFNEVFLDGARVPDAYRIGDVNNGWRVSASTLSSERQMVSGSGSGGMGRLGGAGADRLITLARETGRWEDPLVRGKIMRLWAQEQIRGWTNARVRAALSAGQSPGAASSIGKVHQAWLNQQIQDLMVDLLGTAAVAWPASDDPDALPREVHGMLRSLANGTEGGTTDINKNILGERVLGLPKEPDPWKGKAWKDIPRS
- a CDS encoding SDR family oxidoreductase translates to MAPSPIVLGPPSGIASALAADLDASLAVAEHPLPANVTGVVIVAEPPPARAEVTTLRGDDWHRLVDAPMWRTLTALQRARSALLPAGGRIVVVVPTIGMSGATGLVGYTTALEGIRAMAKSAARQWASAGIGVNLVAVPLSAFSGEDDAAAGHLTVPAVPDATDLVHTAAESIRFLLRTDIAHLAGETIVADGGSVMLP
- a CDS encoding SDR family NAD(P)-dependent oxidoreductase, with product MNLTGSTAMVTGAGAGVGRGIATALAADGAHVIVATRSETGRAVADEISARGHHATWARCDVTDAASVTATVDLALATTGRLDAVIHNATSNVSSRPHNLADVDRVLWADHFSVSLSGAHHCAAAAFAALQRRGGTFLVMTSPAGIEGSATLPLYATMKGALRGFAKSLAREWAPHGITVNVVSPLAYSPAMTAAITAEPAMEERLSRRIPLGRIGDPERDIGAAVAFLVGPRARYVTGQTLGVDGGHYTNL